From the Robertmurraya sp. FSL R5-0851 genome, the window CAGAACCAATAGAAATGCTAGTCGATTACGGTACATACATTCCCGATATTGTTAAAGCCAACTCCGAGTTTAATGAATATGATATTTCATTTGTAACGTTATTTTCTGAGTTTTTAACTTCGTTAGATAGTATTGTCATTTTGATACAAAAAGGTAGCGGAGATGCGATAAAACCGCAACTACGTACAATGTTCGAGCAAAAGCTATCTATTGAACGGATGATACACTTAGGTATAAGGAAAGGTTCCTTAGCTTACCAAGTTACGTCTGCTAAGAAGCGTATCAAAGTCTATAAACAATTAGATCCAAACACGCAACAAGGGATAGCCTTTAGAAAAAAGTTGGGAGAATTGGCGGTGCTTATACCCAATAAAAGTAATAACATCGAAATTGCAGGTCTCGAAAAATTATTAGCAGAGGAACCGTTTAAGGAAGTAAATGAAGAGTACGAAAGGTACGTTAAAGCTAAAAATAAAAAGAACCCGAATTGGTACAACTTATATTCAGACGATAAAATTACCACCCTTGAACAATTAGCGGTTGAACTAGATAGACAAAGTCAATACGAATTATTATATCGGGATTTGTCTAGCTATGTACACGGTAACGGTTCGATAGGTCGATTAGTTAGGTATAGTGAGGGCATAAGCCTGAACCCTACTATAAGGCAATTTACGAACATTCCCACGCTTGCTATTCACACAATAATGTTAGTTTACGAATTATACCGCTATATCTTAGAAGAGTTTAGTGAAAGTGAAGGTAAAGCGTTTGTGGATTGGTATGATATGGTGCTTAACGATAAAGTTGTGAACATAAGTAATACTACTTTTAATTTGACTTATTAGTTATTAAAGAGATTACCGAATTTAATTAAGTCTATTTCATTATTACGATAGCGTATCGCTACCCGTTTTTTTTTATATATTTAGTGTAGCAATATTTGCTTTCAATAGGCTAAGGTTGTTAACTTCGAAACTATGAGTATATAAATATTTAACAGAGGGAATAATGACTGTATGACCATGTTAAAGATGAGGGATATGAAATGACTGCACAGGAAAAAAGATTGCTTTATAAAACTTCCAGTATACTTGGTAAAGATACTAGCGGATTAACCCCCGAATTTTGGACAATAACTCTCTTATTCTTTCATTTCCTCAGTTTTTTATTTTATAGATTTCTTTCATTATTCTTCAAAAAGGCCATGTTGCTTGACATGGAGCCTCTGCGGGCATGATTCTCCTGCCAAGAAGCCAGCTGTTTTACAACATTGGCATCGCCGAACGAGGCTATCATGCCCGCCACTCCAAATCAAGCTGATGCTTTGAATGAATACATCCATTACACCCGAACCTCCTTGATCACCAATGAATCTTGTTTTTGATAGAATTCCTTTGGTGACAAATCTAGTATACTAGAATGCATACGTCTCTCGTTGTAGAACTCCATAAAATTCATGACTTCTTGATATGCTTCTGTGTAGGTTTCAAACTGCCATCTGGATAGGCAATCGTCCTCAAAAATGCGATGGAAAGACTCAATATGAGCATTCATATTTGGTGTTCTTGGTGGAATTCTTTCGTGCTCAATTTTGGAATCTTCACAAAACTTTTCAAAAGTATGGGAAATAAACTGCGGTCCATTGTCTGTTCGGATTACAGGTTTTTCCAATTCGTCATATTGTTGGCGTTTTAATAATGCCCTTTTCAGTGTCTGTTTGACATCATCTCCAGTGCAGCTTAATCCCATATGATAGGTAATGATGCCCCTGTCATAAACATCGATGATGGACATGACAAAGAAAAAGCGATCCTCACCTTCGATAAAGCCATATTTAATGTCAGCTTCCCATAGCTGATTAGATCTTGTAATAATGCGATTTCTTGCTAGTTTCCTAGGGTATGAGACTTTCTTTTGGCGCTGTGGGCGTAAGATGCCCAATTCTTTACAAATCCGGTATACTTTTTTCTTGTTAATTTTAAGTTTGTATTTTCGCCTTAAGACCTTAGTGAGTTTGCGATAACCATAGTTATAGCAATCACCGGCAATCTCTTCTAGTAGAAATTCTTTAATCTGTTCGTCTGATATCTTTTGACCGTCCTCTTGGATCGAATAACCTGGTGCTGGACGTCCCTCACTTACTTTTTTCTCCTCAACACGATAATTCTTTTGATAATAGTATGTGGATCGAGGAATACCTATGATTTTAAGCACCTTTGAAATCGAGTAGCCTTTTTGAATCCATTTGTTAGCTACTTCATGCTTTTCAGCAAGTGAGGGTTTTTCTTTTTTATAAGATCCCTCAGGATCGCTATTTCAAGGTCTTTTTCACCTAATAACATTTTAAGTTTTTCATTTTCTTTGGATAATTCTTTGGAGTCTATATCTGGCAGCACAGCCACATCTACTTCACCAAATTTACCATCTTTGTATTCACGAACCCAGCGACTAACCATATTGGGATTCAGATCATACCGGCGAGCTACAAGGGTATTCTTCCCTGTGTCTTGGGCTTCCTTGATGACTTGTAATTTAAATTCTTTAGAATGTTTTATTCGTTTCATGATGTCAGCCTCCTTGGTACATTAAGCAGTATAATAAATATTACTCTTATTGTCCAAGTTCATTTTGGGGCTTATGAGCTAGTCAGATGAGGTTAAATGATATTATCGAGGAACTAGTAAATGTGATTGAACAAAAAGATAAGTACAAAGAAGAAAATCGGGTTACTCAGTATTAATAACGAAGTGGATAATGATTAAATATCAAGCGTTTTATAATGGACTAGAAGTAAGGCTCTTCCTAAAAAGGAGAGCCTTAGATTATGCCCTTCAATGTTTATATAACGTTAATATGATAGAATACTAATAAATATCAAATTTTTGTGAATAGAGGGAATTGATATGAGTACGGATATATTTATGTTTGCCGAAGTAAAAACAAACGGTTGCTGGGAAGCGGTATGTGATCCAAATGACTCTGATAATTATGATGATTGGATTTTTACAAGGGGCCAAGATTATCCGTTTTTCGCAGTATTAGCTGGTGTACGAAACTATGAAGGTTATGAACCGATTTCTAATCCGAAGGGATTGCCAAAAGAAGCCTCTTTTATTATTAGAAGGGAATCTCAAAAAGATAGGGATATTGCTAGATATCACAGTTATTACACACTCAGTGAGCTTAAAAATTATAATTGGACAGGTTTGCCTAAAATTAAGGGTTACGTAATAAAAGAAGAATATGAGAACGCTATGTCTGAAAATGGGGATAGATTGTACAGCACTTGGAATGAACACATGCTACCTGTTCTTCAGAAACAAGGAAAAGAAGTTATTGAAATTTTTGAAAATCCTGCGGAAGAATCAGTTAAAGAAGTAATTCATAATCTGACAGCCATTAAGGAACATTTCAAAGTACAAGAAAATCAAGTACGCATAGTTTTTTGGTTTATTGGTTGACTCTAAGGGTGAGGGGCAACAATTAGGGCATTCCTCTTTAGAGACAACTATGATATACACTCACATTAAAAACGGAGATTTAAAAACAGTTATTAATAAATTCAATATACCAAAAGCCTAAAATAAATAATCTGTTATATTTCGAGAATTCACAAGATATTTAGTATTTTTGTGTCATAGTTCCAGTATTATTGTGTCACTCTCAGATCACGC encodes:
- a CDS encoding DUF5677 domain-containing protein, which gives rise to MVKFGKNGRVIGQRDVINRKLDHDIKQALNRIAEPIEMLVDYGTYIPDIVKANSEFNEYDISFVTLFSEFLTSLDSIVILIQKGSGDAIKPQLRTMFEQKLSIERMIHLGIRKGSLAYQVTSAKKRIKVYKQLDPNTQQGIAFRKKLGELAVLIPNKSNNIEIAGLEKLLAEEPFKEVNEEYERYVKAKNKKNPNWYNLYSDDKITTLEQLAVELDRQSQYELLYRDLSSYVHGNGSIGRLVRYSEGISLNPTIRQFTNIPTLAIHTIMLVYELYRYILEEFSESEGKAFVDWYDMVLNDKVVNISNTTFNLTY
- a CDS encoding IS3 family transposase translates to MQKGYSISKVLKIIGIPRSTYYYQKNYRVEEKKVSEGRPAPGYSIQEDGQKISDEQIKEFLLEEIAGDCYNYGYRKLTKVLRRKYKLKINKKKVYRICKELGILRPQRQKKVSYPRKLARNRIITRSNQLWEADIKYGFIEGEDRFFFVMSIIDVYDRGIITYHMGLSCTGDDVKQTLKRALLKRQQYDELEKPVIRTDNGPQFISHTFEKFCEDSKIEHERIPPRTPNMNAHIESFHRIFEDDCLSRWQFETYTEAYQEVMNFMEFYNERRMHSSILDLSPKEFYQKQDSLVIKEVRV
- a CDS encoding transposase; the encoded protein is MKRIKHSKEFKLQVIKEAQDTGKNTLVARRYDLNPNMVSRWVREYKDGKFGEVDVAVLPDIDSKELSKENEKLKMLLGEKDLEIAILRDLIKKKNPHLLKSMK